One Etheostoma cragini isolate CJK2018 chromosome 19, CSU_Ecrag_1.0, whole genome shotgun sequence DNA segment encodes these proteins:
- the syt4 gene encoding synaptotagmin-4: MAPMVEEGAQLVAVPFGVAVVSVFGLVFTVSAFAWICCQRKNTKSQKTPPYKFVHMLKGVDIYPESLSGKKKFAAPAAMTTNDTSKTDVNGNCHAASPMSPTGTGKLAPSPNSSRLHLDLEKRDLNGNFTTKPFHHHHQKVRSSPDLELPSPHAGFTQPGVLDRSDLPSPCSTLSSQAPTPAVDKPQGEEREGGLGTLHFSLDYQPEKKAFIVHIKEANGLTPTDEQSLTSDPYIKLTLLPEKKHRVKTRVMRKTLDPAFDETFSFYGIPLARVSELALHFMVLSFDRFSRDEVIGETLVPLSGIDLSEGRILMSREIIKKNVKKSSGRGELLLSLCYQSTTNTLTVVVLKARHLPKTENNGPTDPYVKVNMYQGKKRVCKKKTHVKKCSPNPVFNELFVFDLPSNEGLRDTSVELLLMDSDMGNSRCPNTILGRLVLGTSATGTPGEHWREICDHPRRQIAKWHGFSED, translated from the exons ATGGCTCCAATGGTGGAGGAAGGAGCTCAGCTCG TGGCAGTGCCATTCGGTGTTGCCGTGGTGAGTGTATTTGGCCTTGTCTTCACTGTGTCAGCCTTTGCATGGATCTGTTGCCAGCGTAAAAACACCAAATCCCAGAAGACACCTCCTTACAAGTTTGTGCACATGCTCAAAGGGGTTGACATCTACCCGGAGAGCCTCAGCGGCAAGAAGAAGTTCGCTGCACCTGCCGCCATGACAACTAACGACACCAGTAAAACTGATGTAAACGGAAACTGCCACGCTGCATCGCCAATGAGTCCGACCGGCACTGGTAAACTGGCGCCAAGTCCAAACAGTTCTAGACTGCATCTGGATCTGGAGAAACGGGATCTGAATGGCAACTTCACCACCAAACCAtttcatcaccaccaccagaAGGTGCGCAGCTCCCCAGACCTGGAGCTGCCCTCTCCCCATGCAGGGTTCACCCAACCTGGGGTGTTGGACCGCAGTGACCTCCCTTCACCATGCAGCACCCTGTCCAGCCAGGCACCCACCCCAGCCGTGGATAAACCCcagggggaggagagggagggcgGACTAGGGACCCTCCACTTCTCCCTGGATTACCAGCCGGAGAAGAAGGCTTTCATTGTCCATATTAAG GAAGCCAATGGCCTGACCCCGACTGATGAGCAGTcactgacctctgacccttACATCAAGCTGACCCTGCTGCCTGAGAAAAAGCACCGGGTGAAGACCAGAGTCATGAGGAAGACTCTGGACCCCGCCTTTGATGAGACCTTCAGCTTCTACGGGATCCCGCTGGCCCGAGTATCAGAGTTGGCCCTTCACTTCATGGTGCTGAGCTTTGATAGGTTCTCCCGTGATGAGGTCATCGGAGAGACCCTTGTACCCTTGTCTGGGATCGACTTGTCAGAGGGGCGTATTCTGATGAGCCGAGAAATCATCAAGAAGAATGTCAAG AAGTCGTCAGGCCGAGGCGAGCTCCTGCTGTCCCTGTgttaccagtccaccaccaacACTCTGACCGTGGTCGTCCTCAAAGCTCGCCACCTGCCCAAGACTGAAAACAACGGACCTACAG ATCCGTACGTCAAGGTGAACATGTACCAAGGGAAGAAGCGCGTGTGCAAGAAAAAGACCCACGTGAAGAAGTGCTCCCCCAACCCGGTCTTCAATGAGCTCTTTGTCTTTGATCTGCCCTCCAACGAGGGCCTGAGGGACACCAGCgtggagctgctgctgatggACTCAGACATGGGCAACTCACGCTGCCCCAACACCATCCTGGGGCGCCTGGTGTTGGGCACGTCGGCGACGGGCACGCCCGGCGAGCACTGGAGGGAGATCTGCGACCACCCGCGTCGCCAGATTGCCAAGTGGCATGGTTTTTCAGAGGATTAG
- the LOC117962217 gene encoding carbohydrate sulfotransferase 12-like: MFLIMFCFQWDVLPEIRADGIHQLQELRKKLLRETCDGDRDTFTEGKHSLDDLRNKELENLIVDDKHCIIYCYIPKVACTNWKRVMFVLNQTEPYPDPMSTSGDLVHEYNTLTHLTSFPRPEVKAKLKHYTKFLFVRDPFVRLVSAYRDKFLRRNEYFYLHFARDILRLYGNLTNPPETVDKAFASGIHPSFYNFIQYLLDPQTEEKRPLEPHWRQMYRQCHPCLIQYDFIGHQETLQQDAGQLLKMLKLEDDIKFPPSYENMTSPSSLSDWFSTVPLEDRRKLYELYEGDFRLFGYKRPGQWLDY; encoded by the exons ATGTTTCTCATCATGTTCTGTTTCCAATGGGACGTGTTACCAGAAATTAGAG CAGATGGGATCCATCAGCTGCAGGAACTGAGAAAGAAGCTGCTAAGAGAAACATGTGATGGCGACAGAGACACGTTTACTGAGGGCAAGCACAGCTTAGATGACTTGAGAAACAAAGAGCTGGAGAACCTAATTGTGGACGACAAACACTGCATCATCTACTGTTACATTCCCAAG GTTGCCTGTACCAACTGGAAGAGGGTCATGTTTGTCCTGAACCAGACTGAGCCATACCCTGACCCCATGTCCACATCGGGTGACTTGGTCCATGAATACAACACGCTCACTCACTTAACCAGCTTCCCAAGACCAGAGGTTAAG GCAAAGCTGAAACACTACACCAAGTTCCTGTTTGTCCGGGATCCATTCGTCCGACTTGTCTCCGCCTACCGAGACAAGTTCCTGCGGCGCAATGAGTACTTCTATCTACACTTTGCCCGGGACATTCTGCGCCTGTATGGTAACCTGACCAATCCACCAGAGACAGTGGACAAGGCATTTGCATCCGGGATCCACCCCTCATTTTACAACTTCATTCAGTACTTGCTGGACCCGCAGACAGAAGAGAAGCGCCCCCTCGAACCCCACTGGAGGCAGATGTACCGCCAGTGCCACCCCTGCCTCATCCA GTATGATTTCATTGGCCATCAGGAGACTCTACAACAGGACGCGGGACAGCTGCTGAAGATGTTAAAGCTGGAGGACGACATCAAGTTCCCTCCTTCCTATGAAAACATGACTTCCCCTAGTTCTTTGTCGGACTGGTTCAGCACAGTGCCTCTAGAGGACAGGAGGAAGCTGTACGAGCTCTATGAGGGGGACTTCAGGCTTTTTGGCTACAAAAGGCCTGGACAATGGCTTGATTACTGA
- the LOC117935244 gene encoding carbohydrate sulfotransferase 12-like: MQRTPAVPRSIFLIMFCFQWDVLPEIRERVTIIILITAEEIHQLQELRKKLLRETCDGNRDKFTEGKHSLDDLRNKELENLIVDDKHCIIYCSIPKVACTNWKRVMFALKQSKPYPDPMSINVDLVHKIDKLIYLNTFSKTEIEGKLKHYTKFLFVRDPFVRLVSAYRDKFLRWQDEYFYLHFTRDILRLYGNLTNPPETVEEASVSELHPSFYNFIQYLLDPQTEEKRPFDPHWRQMYRQCHPCLIQYDFIGHQETLQQDAGQLLKMLKLEDDIKFPPSYENMTSPSSVPDWFSTVPLEDRRKLYELYEGDFRLFGYKRPGQWLDY, encoded by the exons ATGCAGAGGACTCCTGCTGTACCTCGGAGCATATTTCTCATCATGTTCTGTTTCCAATGGGACGTGTTGCCAGAAATAAGAG AGAGAGTAACTATTATTATTCTCATAACAGCAGAGGAGATCCATCAGCTGCAGGAACTGAGAAAGAAGCTGCTAAGAGAAACATGTGATGGCAACAGAGACAAGTTTACTGAGGGCAAACACAGCTTAGATGACTTGAGAAACAAAGAGCTGGAGAACCTAATTGTGGACGACAAACACTGCATCATCTACTGTTCTATTCCCAAG GTGGCCTGTACCAACTGGAAGAGGGTCATGTTTGCCCTGAAGCAGAGCAAGCCATACCCTGACCCCATGTCCATAAATGTTGACTTGGTCCATAAGATCGACAAGCTCATTTACCTGAACACTTTCTCAAAAACAGAGATTGAG GGAAAGCTGAAACACTACACCAAGTTCCTGTTTGTCCGGGACCCATTCGTCCGACTCGTCTCCGCCTACCGAGACAAGTTCCTGCGGTGGCAAGATGAGTACTTCTATCTACACTTTACCCGGGACATTCTGCGCCTGTATGGTAACCTGACTAATCCACCAGAGACAGTGGAGGAGGCGTCTGTATCTGAGTTACATCCCTCCTTTTACAACTTCATTCAGTACTTGCTGGACCCGCAGACAGAAGAGAAGCGTCCCTTTGACCCCCACTGGAGGCAGATGTACCGCCAGTGCCACCCCTGCCTCATCCA GTATGATTTCATTGGCCATCAGGAGACTCTACAACAGGACGCGGGACAGCTGCTGAAGATGTTAAAGCTGGAGGACGACATCAAGTTCCCTCCTTCCTATGAAAACATGACTTCCCCTAGTTCTGTGCCGGACTGGTTCAGCACAGTGCCTCTAGAGGACAGGAGGAAGCTGTACGAGCTCTATGAGGGGGACTTCAGGCTTTTTGGCTACAAAAGGCCTGGACAATGGCTTGATTATTGA